Part of the Bacteroidota bacterium genome is shown below.
TCGTAAAGAATATACCAAGATGTGTATAACAAAAATGCTATAACAACAAATCTGTAAAGTGGATTAGATTTTATTGTTGCAAAAAAGCTACGAATCAAAATAACTTAATCAGGAGTTTGTGCTATTGTTTTTGTTATATAGTTTTTTACCCGCTAGCGCTATTCCTGCAGCAGCTAAAAAGGTAATTCCTCCATCCAATGGAATTCCACATGGAGGCGGCCAACAAGGAGGCCCACCTGGAGGAGGAGGTTGTGATACAGATGACTTTATGCCGATAAAGGTTACTAATGCAATTAGGGCTATTAGTGATTTTATAGTTGTACTTTTCATTATAATCTTTGTACTAAATTAATAGTTTATAATTTTTTTAACTAATATTTTTTCTTTCGACTCAATTTTTAATAAATAAAATTGCTCTGAGCTATTGTTTAAATTAAGTGCTACTTTTTGATTTCTGATTTTAAGTGATTCTGTTTTATATACTACTTGTCCTAGCGTGTTTAGTGCTGTAATAGTAATGTTTTCGTCTGTTGGGTAGTTAAATGTTAAATACACTTTGTTGTTATCATAGGAAACAATTGGTTCCGGACTTAAAATAAAACTATTTACAGATAGTGGATTAGCAAAAACAGAAACAAATGATGTCATGGTATCCAAGGACATACAATTTGGATTTTCTACAATTAGTGTAACAGGATACACACCAGTAGCAGTATAGGTGTGCGTTGGATTTAGGTTGGTAGAAGTTGCTCCGTCACCAAAAGACCAATTAAATACTGTTGCATTTGTTGAAGTGTTGAAAAAATTAACATTCGCTCCGTTAGATAAATAAAGAGTGTCGTTGCTCGAATTGAAAACAGCATTTGCTTGTGCAGAATAATCTAATGTAAGCATTGCTGTGTCTGCTCCATAGCTACAAGATGCAAGAGAGTAAATAGATACATAGTAATTGCCTGGAGTTGCATTTGTAAGTGTATCTGGAGTAGAAGAATTATTTGTTTGTCTAACTATTGTACCTGTTGAATCTTTCCAAATATATTTCCACGGACCATTGCTAGTAGGAGTAACAGCAACCATACCATCATTCATTGAAGAACAAGAAGGATTCGTATAATTTACAGATGAAGCAATTAGTTGAGGAGATGTAAAGTGTATGAAAAATCTTGGAGTGGCTGTACTATCTGCGATATAGAATGAGTAAGTTGTATTTACTTTTAAGTCAGTAAATGTATTTGTTAACTTATCTTCTAAAATTGCACAATAGTTATTTGACAAAGCTGATAAATCAAAATTTAAAGTATAATTGCCGGATATTGCAACCTTAGCTCTAATTGGAACAACTAAACTTGCTGCTGTATCTGGAAGCATATTAGATGCCATATCTTGGTTATTTAATGCAACTGATGCCAAATGTGGTGCTCCTTGGGTGTAGGAGTATACTTTCCATCCATCTTCGCCTCTTACAAAATTTGAATTTGCAGTAGGAGTAAAACCTACTAAAAGTTCATCAGAATACGTATTTATCGAACTGGTTAATTTTGCTTTTAAAAAAGGTATTTGAGTGATGCTTGTTTTTAGAAAGTTATTGTCAATTGTAGATGCTTTGTCATCCTCGTCAAATTGAACAGAACCTCCTGCTGCATTATCGCATGTAACCCAAAATGCTTGGGAGCTTGCAATATTGCCAGTGGCTCCGTTGGTTCCTGCAGCACCATTCCAATGTGCATAATTTCCGCTTCCCTCATCATAAATATCGTATTGTTGTAAAACGTTTGTTCTTGTAAGATTATTAAATACTATGGAGGATGGGTATGGGTTGGCAATAAGGTTGTAACCCTCAAAACCATCATCACAACCATTAGAGCATGTAACGTTTGTTGACTGAGTACCTGAAATAATATTTCCGGTCATATCAGCCGCAAAAGCGGTCATATTCTGACCTGGGGAATTATCGCCAACATAACAAATAAATCCTTTTCCTAAAACGCTTCCGTTATCAAAGGAGGTAGGGTTGGTAATATTGGTAGCAGCAGTGTAAGCATTTGTATAAGCCGGTCCATTTACCTGTGTTTCATCAAAAGTATAAACTGTAACAGTATTACCTGCGTTTCCTGCACCTGTAAATCCACTCATAGCAAAATCATCCATCCATTCTGCTAGTGTTTGTCCTTGAATAGGGCACCCTAATTGTCGCCAGTCTGTTTTATCGCTTATGTATCTTTCGAGTGTAACTTGCCCGCTAAAATTAGAAGGTGTTGCACCTAAATCTGCAATTTGAGCAGTTTTTGTAGCCGAAGATTTTATTGTAAAAGTTTTATCGTTTGAGGCTCCATCTGCATCAAACAGAGATCCACTTGTAAGTGTGAAAAGATTTTCAAGTGCAACTGTACCTTCATTAAAAGTTGTATTCCCTCCTGTTGTACTCACAATTATGTCATGAAAAGTTGTTGGAGAGGCTGACCCACTGATATTTTGATTGGCACTGCCATCAAAAGTAACTGTGCCACTTGAATGGGTAAATGTAGCATTGTTAACAAAATTTCCTCCTATAGTAATTGTTTGAGCATTTAAGTCAAAGGTTCCTGCAGAAATGGTAAGATTGCCATTTACATCAAAACCTGCTGTTGCAGTTTTGGTATTAGAACCGGAAATAGTTAAATGATGATAGCTTCCAGGAGCAGCGATATTTTGAGTAGTTCCGTTAAAATTAACCGTACTACCTGTTTGACAACTAAAAGTTCCAAATCCTGTTGGTGTAGAAGATGTTCCGCCTACTTCGAATGTTGCACCATTGTCAACTTGAAAAGTGGCGGTTCCATTACCCGCAATTGCAAAACCTCCATTGTCAAATATTCCTGTTTGAACAGATATATTACCTAAAATATTTGAAGCTGTAACGGCTGCTGCCAATGTAGCTCCGTTAGTACCTGTATTGTTAAGTTGTAAATCATTATAGGTTGCCCCAGCCAAAAGCGGAACAGTTTGATCGGATGTTCCATTAAAATTAATTGTGCTATTAACTACAGTATATGAATTAGAGCCAGGAGTGTAGGTGCCTGCAATTCCAATAGTACCGGTATTTCCCATTACCCTTGCTCCAGAATTTGAGGAGGTAAGGTTGTAGTAATTCAATGGAAATATAGTTTGAGAACCACTACCGTTATAATCAACTGTTGAGCCAGTTTGTAAAGTTACAAAAGTAAAACCTGTAGGGAATGTTGAAGATACACCTGCTAGTGTAAAAGTACAACCGTTATTAACTTGGAATGTTTTTCCAGTATTTCCTGTGATTGAAAAACCTCCATTAGAGAAAATGCCGGTTTGAACAATTAAATCTCCAGCAACCAAGGTGGTATTAATTGCCTGACCTAGTGCAATACCGCTAGTATGAGTATTGTTAAAGGTTAAGTTATTGAAGGTGGCGCCTGTCCTAGATCCAAAGGATAAAGTTTGGGCTGCTGTTCCATTAAAATTTACAGTATTGTTTGTAGCCACAATTGTATTTGTACCCGCGCCAGCAAAAGTTAAGCTTCCTGCAATACCAATTGTACCTCCATTTACCAATGTTTTAGTTCCTGAGGAACCAATTGTTAAATTATTATAGTTAAATGCAGGAATTGTTTGAGTCCCAGTTCCAGAAAATTCTATTGTACTTCCAGTTGTTGTATAAGAATTAGTACCTGGAGTAAAACATGTTGCACTATTGTTTTTTAAAATAATACTTGTAGAGTTATCAAGTACCCTAGCTCCAGTTCCACTTGAGATTAGTTTGCCATATGTGCCCGCAACTATTGTTTGGGATCCAGAACCACTGTATTCAACTGTACTATTAGTTAATCCAATTGAAATGGTAGAGTTTAGAGAATTTAAGATAAAATCTCCTTCAATTCTCAAAGTACTTTGGTTAGCAATTGTCAGGGTCGGAACTTCATTGTCATCGTCACTATTAAAATAAACATCTCCTTGAATTGTTAAAAAACAAGTAGTACTAATAGATGTTTTAAGTTCGGGAAAAGTATTGTTGCCATTAGCATTTATTTGGGATAAATGGACATCTCCGCTTACAGTAAAAGATATTCCGGCATTTACAACAAGTGTTGCGTATCCATTTGCATTAGC
Proteins encoded:
- a CDS encoding PKD domain-containing protein, which produces MRKILYLLTLTTAVFYSLSSTSATISSNGTGGGSFNSSGTWQGGVIPTSSDDILILDGDAVNIDIATSVTSATVQADANANGYATLVVNAGISFTVSGDVHLSQINANGNNTFPELKTSISTTCFLTIQGDVYFNSDDDNEVPTLTIANQSTLRIEGDFILNSLNSTISIGLTNSTVEYSGSGSQTIVAGTYGKLISSGTGARVLDNSTSIILKNNSATCFTPGTNSYTTTGSTIEFSGTGTQTIPAFNYNNLTIGSSGTKTLVNGGTIGIAGSLTFAGAGTNTIVATNNTVNFNGTAAQTLSFGSRTGATFNNLTFNNTHTSGIALGQAINTTLVAGDLIVQTGIFSNGGFSITGNTGKTFQVNNGCTFTLAGVSSTFPTGFTFVTLQTGSTVDYNGSGSQTIFPLNYYNLTSSNSGARVMGNTGTIGIAGTYTPGSNSYTVVNSTINFNGTSDQTVPLLAGATYNDLQLNNTGTNGATLAAAVTASNILGNISVQTGIFDNGGFAIAGNGTATFQVDNGATFEVGGTSSTPTGFGTFSCQTGSTVNFNGTTQNIAAPGSYHHLTISGSNTKTATAGFDVNGNLTISAGTFDLNAQTITIGGNFVNNATFTHSSGTVTFDGSANQNISGSASPTTFHDIIVSTTGGNTTFNEGTVALENLFTLTSGSLFDADGASNDKTFTIKSSATKTAQIADLGATPSNFSGQVTLERYISDKTDWRQLGCPIQGQTLAEWMDDFAMSGFTGAGNAGNTVTVYTFDETQVNGPAYTNAYTAATNITNPTSFDNGSVLGKGFICYVGDNSPGQNMTAFAADMTGNIISGTQSTNVTCSNGCDDGFEGYNLIANPYPSSIVFNNLTRTNVLQQYDIYDEGSGNYAHWNGAAGTNGATGNIASSQAFWVTCDNAAGGSVQFDEDDKASTIDNNFLKTSITQIPFLKAKLTSSINTYSDELLVGFTPTANSNFVRGEDGWKVYSYTQGAPHLASVALNNQDMASNMLPDTAASLVVPIRAKVAISGNYTLNFDLSALSNNYCAILEDKLTNTFTDLKVNTTYSFYIADSTATPRFFIHFTSPQLIASSVNYTNPSCSSMNDGMVAVTPTSNGPWKYIWKDSTGTIVRQTNNSSTPDTLTNATPGNYYVSIYSLASCSYGADTAMLTLDYSAQANAVFNSSNDTLYLSNGANVNFFNTSTNATVFNWSFGDGATSTNLNPTHTYTATGVYPVTLIVENPNCMSLDTMTSFVSVFANPLSVNSFILSPEPIVSYDNNKVYLTFNYPTDENITITALNTLGQVVYKTESLKIRNQKVALNLNNSSEQFYLLKIESKEKILVKKIINY